From Bradyrhizobium sp. AZCC 1610:
GGCTATTTCTTCATCAAGATCGGCGTCGAGCCGGCGCCGCTGCTGCTCGGCCTCGTGCTGGGCCCGCAGCTCGAGGAAAATTTTCGGCGCGCGATGCTGATCGCGGACGGCGATTTCACGGTCTTTCTGTCGCGGCCGATCAGCGCCGTCATCCTCGGCGTCGTCGCCATTTTGTTGCTGGCAATGCTGTCGCCGCAAATACTGAAAACGCGGAAAGAAGCGCTGGCGGAATGAGGGGCGGCAGCGTCAGTTCTGCAGTTGCCAGCGGCCAATGACCCGAAACCGCGAATTTGGATTGTCCTGACGGCACAGGGCAATCGCGTCGATCGCGAGCGGACCGATGCCCGTCGCTGCAAACCTGCTGCGCAGCATCGCCACAACCTGCTCGCGCCGTTCTGCGGGAAGCCGCCCCGTCAGCGTCATGTGGAAGCGAAATTCTTCAAAGACGTAAGGGTAGCCCCAGCGGTCGAGATAGTCGCGCTGCCGCGGGGCCAGCGCCGCCGGATTTCGCCGCGCACGGTCTTCCGGGCTAAGGGGGGCGCGGAACGAATCGAATGCCTTGGTCGCGTCGGCGGCGAGCACTTCGAGCTCTGCCGACGGTTCGGCTGGAATCACCGCGATAAAGCCGCTGATCGAATCGACGACCGGTTGGATCACCGGCACAGGCCGGGCCAGATCGGCGAACAACTCGCATGCTGCGGCAAGCCGCGCTTCGGCTTTGCCGTCGGCCAGCGTCATCGGCGCTTTCAGCGTGGCATGAAAGCCGTATTTGCGGGGATCCAGCGTCAGGTCGCGCCAGTCCGGGATCGTCTGCATGACGCCGTCCGGAAAGGGCAGTTCGTCGCCGCCATAGGCGTCGTAACCGAGCAACGACGCGCCGAACCGGTCGAGCGCGCTGCCGGGTGCGGCAGTGTAATAGATTGCGTAACGGGGATAGTTTGCCATCTCACCAGAATAGGGGCGCCTTACGCGGCTGCAACTGCCTTGCGTGGAGCGATGGACGAACGGACGAGACGGTGTGCCTCGGTCAGATGCACCAGACGCCCCGCAGCAACGACCGCGACGATTCGTGGCCGCAACGGCACCGTGTCATCGACGAGAATGATGTCGGCGCGCTGTCCCGCGGCGAGCAAGCCACGATCGGCGAGGCCGGCGGCGCGCGCCGGCGCCGACGAGATCAATTGCCATGCGGCGGCCAGCGGCAGCACGCCGTCGGCCGTGAGACGAAACGCCGCCAGCAGCGGCGCCGGATAATAATAGTCGGACGCCAGCACCGAACACAGGCCCTTGGCGATCATGTCGGAGGCCCTGGTCCAGCCGGTGTGGCTGCCGCCGCGCACGACATTGGGCGCGCCGAACACGATGAAGTCGGAGGCTTCAGCGGCGTCGCGGGCGGTCTCCTCGTTGACCGGAAATTCGGCGATGGCAACGCCCTGCGCACGAAAGGCCTGCCGCATCGCCGGGCTTTCGTCGTCGTGCGAGAGCATCCGGACGCCCGCGGCGCGCGCTGCCTGTGCCAGCCGGGCGATCGAAGCCGGCACGTCGTCGCTGCGGGTGACCACGCTTTGCACCAGGCGGTCGAATGCCTCGTTGGCGAGCCCCGTGCGCTCGACCATTCGGCTGCGCTTTTGCGGTTTGGCGAGGCTGGCGACGGTCGAGTCCATGTGGTCGTTGAATGCGAACAGGTCGACGCGGCCTTCCGACAGCCAGTCGATGATTTCGCTTTCCGCGTCGAGATTGTAGGTCTCGTGGCGCAAATGGAAGCGGGTGTCGGCGGCGAGCTGCGGCCGCATCTGCTCGATCGCCTCCAGCAACTTCCGTGCATTGTCCGCGCTGCGCAGGCCAGGCTCCCACGACCAGGTCGTGGCGTGATAGACCGTCGTGATGCCGTTGCTGACCGCGTGCCGGTCACTGTCGATTAGCGCCACGTCGATCGGAAAGTCGACGCCGGGGCGCGGCATCATCTGTCGTTCGAAGGCATCGCC
This genomic window contains:
- a CDS encoding DUF1045 domain-containing protein; translated protein: MANYPRYAIYYTAAPGSALDRFGASLLGYDAYGGDELPFPDGVMQTIPDWRDLTLDPRKYGFHATLKAPMTLADGKAEARLAAACELFADLARPVPVIQPVVDSISGFIAVIPAEPSAELEVLAADATKAFDSFRAPLSPEDRARRNPAALAPRQRDYLDRWGYPYVFEEFRFHMTLTGRLPAERREQVVAMLRSRFAATGIGPLAIDAIALCRQDNPNSRFRVIGRWQLQN
- a CDS encoding alpha-D-ribose 1-methylphosphonate 5-triphosphate diphosphatase yields the protein MTELFIEGGRTLLGHEILETTLRIAGREIVAVGTDNSHGSPGIDASGLLVLPGIVDLHGDAFERQMMPRPGVDFPIDVALIDSDRHAVSNGITTVYHATTWSWEPGLRSADNARKLLEAIEQMRPQLAADTRFHLRHETYNLDAESEIIDWLSEGRVDLFAFNDHMDSTVASLAKPQKRSRMVERTGLANEAFDRLVQSVVTRSDDVPASIARLAQAARAAGVRMLSHDDESPAMRQAFRAQGVAIAEFPVNEETARDAAEASDFIVFGAPNVVRGGSHTGWTRASDMIAKGLCSVLASDYYYPAPLLAAFRLTADGVLPLAAAWQLISSAPARAAGLADRGLLAAGQRADIILVDDTVPLRPRIVAVVAAGRLVHLTEAHRLVRSSIAPRKAVAAA